A window from bacterium encodes these proteins:
- a CDS encoding TIGR00159 family protein encodes MSDFHFSFSVIDLLDILLVAFVIYRILLLIKGTRTFQVLLGLVVITATYMGSKVLGLVTMSWMLNTFLSSIILVLVILFQNDIRRGLAHMGRHPLLRGNNDSGETAECLDEIVRASMALAGNKTGALIVIERETSLQHFIEGGIPLDANLGKDLLCSIFLTDSPLHDGAVIIRGRKIILASAILPLTSRIDLEQELGTRHRAAMGITEETDAVVIVVSEERGTFSIVLNGKITRDLDAVSMRRVLARLFPGPREKARKGKAKPRPRVFPKEGAA; translated from the coding sequence GTGTCGGATTTTCATTTTTCCTTCAGCGTAATCGACCTTCTGGACATCCTTTTGGTGGCTTTCGTCATCTACAGGATTCTTTTGCTCATAAAGGGGACGAGAACCTTTCAGGTGCTTCTCGGCCTCGTGGTCATCACCGCGACCTACATGGGAAGCAAGGTGCTCGGGCTGGTCACCATGAGCTGGATGCTGAACACCTTCCTCTCCTCCATAATTCTGGTCCTGGTGATACTCTTCCAGAACGACATACGGAGAGGGCTGGCTCACATGGGACGCCACCCCCTGCTTCGCGGCAACAACGATTCGGGGGAAACCGCCGAGTGCCTCGACGAGATTGTGAGGGCCTCGATGGCGCTGGCGGGGAACAAAACCGGGGCGCTTATCGTCATAGAGAGGGAAACCAGCCTCCAGCACTTCATAGAGGGAGGGATACCGCTCGACGCGAATCTCGGAAAAGACCTCCTTTGCTCCATCTTCCTTACCGATTCCCCCCTCCACGACGGGGCGGTAATCATCCGGGGGAGAAAGATAATACTCGCCTCCGCGATACTGCCGCTGACCTCCAGAATCGACCTCGAACAGGAGCTTGGCACGCGCCACCGCGCGGCGATGGGGATAACCGAGGAGACTGACGCGGTCGTCATAGTCGTCAGCGAGGAGAGGGGGACCTTCTCCATCGTCCTTAACGGCAAGATAACCAGAGACCTCGACGCGGTATCGATGCGCAGGGTCCTGGCGCGCCTCTTCCCCGGCCCGAGGGAAAAAGCGAGGAAGGGAAAGGCGAAACCCAGACCCCGCGTTTTCCCGAAGGAGGGTGCCGCGTGA
- the tilS gene encoding tRNA lysidine(34) synthetase TilS, which yields MPSVWLLQGPGAGVFMKALYNSHQGAGLSMDLREEISRAVEGARLGGRGILAAVSGGVDSVTLLRLLCETGIRVEAAHVDHGLRADSAKDAEFVRELAAKLGVPFHLLTLTREDFPKSVNVQAAGRELRRRFLENTRAERGLDAIALAHHADDQAETVLFRLLRGAGPRGVCGMSPWEPPYLRPLLFVKRSEIEGYAAENDISFREDPTNRTPRYSRNRIRRELLPLARDICPGADSAILRYSALARRDEEFLTTLALGEFEKLAKREPEGYSFSTPDLAALPLPVRSRLYLAAFRSLEEDTSLLSSGHLEELESLLEEGKPYRRAPVPGGAVFARSYGRFWVLKKTALKTPSGEPAPNEWGAGVFEKQVIPAGSLSVELPAGRPEGEMVFRLWRPGDRLFGRKVKDILMEARVERWRRPLAVVAEDREGVAALFAPGEPGFALGADKNESSPSGVFAALRAGWWRRPLF from the coding sequence ATGCCCTCCGTTTGGTTGTTACAAGGCCCGGGAGCCGGTGTATTCATGAAAGCGTTGTATAATAGCCACCAAGGAGCGGGGTTGTCAATGGATTTGCGGGAGGAAATTTCACGGGCCGTAGAAGGGGCCCGTCTCGGGGGCAGGGGCATTCTGGCCGCCGTCTCGGGAGGGGTGGATTCGGTCACCCTCCTTCGCCTCCTTTGCGAAACGGGTATAAGGGTCGAGGCGGCCCACGTGGACCACGGCCTTCGCGCCGACAGCGCAAAGGACGCGGAGTTCGTCAGGGAACTGGCGGCGAAACTCGGCGTCCCCTTTCACCTCCTGACCCTTACGCGCGAGGATTTCCCCAAATCCGTGAACGTTCAGGCTGCCGGGAGGGAGCTTCGACGCCGGTTTCTCGAAAATACCCGTGCCGAGAGGGGGCTTGACGCAATCGCCCTCGCCCACCACGCCGACGATCAGGCGGAGACCGTCCTCTTCCGCCTCCTGCGCGGAGCGGGGCCGAGGGGGGTGTGCGGGATGTCGCCCTGGGAGCCTCCTTACCTCCGGCCTCTCCTTTTCGTGAAGCGTTCGGAAATAGAGGGCTACGCCGCCGAAAATGATATTTCCTTCCGCGAGGACCCGACCAACAGGACTCCGCGCTACTCCCGCAACAGGATACGGCGCGAGCTTCTCCCTCTGGCGAGGGATATCTGCCCCGGCGCGGACTCCGCGATTCTGCGCTACAGCGCCCTTGCGAGGCGCGACGAAGAGTTTCTGACCACTCTCGCCCTCGGAGAATTTGAAAAGCTCGCGAAAAGAGAGCCTGAGGGGTACAGCTTTTCCACTCCGGACCTCGCGGCCCTGCCCCTGCCGGTCCGCTCAAGGCTCTACCTCGCGGCCTTCCGCTCCCTGGAGGAAGACACCTCCCTGCTCTCCTCAGGCCACCTCGAAGAGCTTGAATCCCTTCTGGAAGAGGGGAAGCCCTACCGCCGCGCCCCCGTGCCGGGCGGGGCGGTCTTCGCCAGAAGCTACGGCCGGTTCTGGGTGCTGAAAAAGACCGCGCTGAAAACCCCTTCGGGAGAACCGGCTCCAAATGAGTGGGGGGCGGGGGTCTTTGAAAAGCAGGTAATCCCGGCAGGCTCCCTGAGCGTCGAACTACCCGCCGGAAGGCCGGAGGGGGAGATGGTTTTTCGGCTTTGGAGGCCGGGAGACAGGCTTTTCGGGAGAAAGGTCAAGGATATCCTTATGGAAGCGCGTGTGGAGAGGTGGCGAAGGCCCCTTGCCGTGGTCGCCGAGGACAGGGAAGGCGTGGCCGCCCTTTTCGCTCCGGGGGAGCCCGGCTTCGCGCTGGGGGCGGACAAAAATGAGTCCTCCCCGTCCGGCGTTTTCGCCGCCCTCCGCGCCGGATGGTGGCGAAGGCCGCTTTTTTAA
- a CDS encoding phosphoglucosamine mutase — protein sequence MGDRRKLFGTDGIRGRANIEPMTSETVVKLGRAAAHIFKGRPQKMRHRVVIGKDTRLSGYMLETALASGFCSMGVDILLVGPLPTPGIAFITSSMRADAGVVISASHNPFFDNGIKFFDHDGFKLPDEVEIEIEGLVLSDSLLNVRPTDTDIGKARRIEDACGRYIVHLKSKFPDHLTLEGLRIALDCANGAAYHVAPDVLEELGAEVFKIGVTPNGENINRECGSLYPEKLSALVRQHRADIGIALDGDADRLIVVDEKGKEVDGDQVMAICGRKLSQRECLKKNTVVATIMSNMGLECSLSEVGITLERTGVGDRYVVERMKQKGYNFGGEQSGHLIFLDHATTGDGTLAALQLLAVMVEEQKPISELAKVMTPFPQVLKGVNVREKRPLSELAEASKAIADAEEKLGSRGRVVVRYSGTEKKLRVMLEGENQDLIDELCDAIVAAIVKEIGA from the coding sequence ATGGGGGATAGAAGAAAGCTCTTCGGAACCGACGGCATAAGGGGCAGGGCGAACATCGAGCCCATGACCTCGGAAACCGTCGTGAAGCTCGGCCGCGCCGCCGCCCACATCTTCAAGGGGCGTCCGCAGAAGATGCGCCACCGGGTCGTCATCGGCAAGGATACCCGGCTTTCCGGCTATATGCTTGAGACCGCCCTCGCTTCGGGTTTCTGCTCGATGGGGGTGGATATCCTGCTGGTGGGGCCGCTGCCGACGCCGGGGATAGCTTTTATCACTTCCAGCATGAGGGCCGACGCCGGGGTTGTAATCTCCGCTTCCCACAACCCCTTCTTTGACAACGGAATAAAGTTTTTCGACCACGACGGCTTCAAACTTCCCGACGAGGTGGAGATAGAGATAGAAGGACTCGTCCTCAGCGATTCGCTCCTGAACGTTCGCCCCACCGATACCGACATCGGCAAGGCCCGGAGGATTGAGGACGCCTGCGGCAGGTACATAGTCCACCTCAAGAGCAAATTCCCCGACCATCTCACCCTCGAAGGGCTTCGCATAGCGCTGGACTGCGCCAACGGGGCCGCCTATCACGTCGCCCCCGACGTGCTGGAGGAACTTGGCGCGGAGGTCTTCAAGATTGGCGTCACCCCCAACGGCGAGAACATCAACCGCGAGTGCGGCAGCCTCTACCCCGAGAAACTCTCCGCCCTCGTCAGGCAGCACCGCGCCGACATCGGCATAGCTCTCGACGGCGACGCCGACCGGCTTATAGTTGTAGACGAGAAGGGCAAGGAGGTGGACGGCGACCAGGTGATGGCCATCTGCGGCAGAAAGCTCTCGCAGCGCGAATGCCTCAAGAAAAACACCGTCGTCGCGACCATAATGAGCAACATGGGGCTGGAGTGCTCGCTTTCCGAGGTGGGGATAACCCTGGAGAGAACCGGAGTCGGTGACCGCTACGTCGTCGAGAGGATGAAACAGAAGGGGTACAACTTCGGCGGCGAGCAGTCGGGCCACCTGATCTTTCTCGACCACGCGACCACCGGCGACGGCACCCTCGCCGCGCTCCAGCTTCTGGCCGTAATGGTGGAGGAGCAAAAGCCGATAAGCGAGCTAGCCAAAGTGATGACGCCCTTCCCGCAGGTCCTCAAGGGAGTGAACGTCAGGGAAAAGCGCCCTCTCTCGGAGCTTGCGGAGGCTTCAAAGGCCATTGCCGACGCGGAAGAGAAACTCGGCTCCAGGGGCAGGGTGGTGGTCCGCTACTCGGGAACGGAAAAGAAGCTGAGAGTGATGCTCGAAGGCGAAAACCAGGACCTGATCGACGAGCTTTGCGACGCGATAGTGGCCGCCATCGTCAAAGAGATCGGCGCTTAG
- a CDS encoding CBS domain-containing protein: MKTARDLMTREVHTVTPNTGLKELAKLFAEKRVGGFPVVEAGRVVGVVTESDLIHRDERIHIPTFFTLFDAVLPLGGEKKFEEEMRKMAATTVAEIMTQDPIVLSPDATLTQMATAMGEKGVHTLPVVDAEGKLVGVVGKLDLIRAMV; the protein is encoded by the coding sequence ATGAAGACCGCAAGAGATCTCATGACGAGAGAGGTTCACACCGTTACCCCCAACACCGGGCTGAAAGAGCTTGCAAAACTCTTCGCTGAAAAGAGGGTCGGCGGTTTTCCCGTCGTCGAGGCGGGCCGGGTCGTCGGCGTGGTCACCGAGAGCGATCTCATACACCGCGACGAGCGGATTCACATCCCCACCTTCTTCACCCTCTTCGACGCCGTCCTCCCCCTCGGGGGCGAAAAGAAGTTCGAGGAGGAGATGAGAAAGATGGCGGCCACGACGGTGGCCGAGATTATGACCCAGGACCCCATAGTGCTAAGCCCGGATGCGACGCTGACCCAGATGGCCACGGCGATGGGCGAAAAGGGAGTTCACACCCTGCCGGTGGTGGACGCCGAGGGAAAGCTCGTCGGCGTCGTCGGGAAACTCGACCTCATCAGGGCGATGGTGTGA
- a CDS encoding DUF502 domain-containing protein, giving the protein MGARLFTRLKNAIKRHFLTGLLVFVPIALTVFLVNWLDTALMAKISLLPPDYNPNTYFEGRVPGLGVLLTLAIIYVIGFISSNYLGKIVVKIYERLLNQIPGVSWLYGVSKQFMGAIFKLLEELQGKGADKFRGVALVEYPRKGIYTLAFITGDSVAEIQEVTGKEVVNIFIPTTPNPTSGFFLMVPKEELVLLKMTVEQAFRLILSAGMVGADAPKKQKERPATSGRAVENVPV; this is encoded by the coding sequence ATGGGAGCCCGATTGTTTACCAGACTCAAAAACGCGATTAAAAGACACTTTCTGACGGGCCTTCTGGTCTTCGTGCCGATAGCGCTGACGGTCTTTCTCGTCAACTGGCTCGACACCGCGCTGATGGCGAAGATTTCGCTTCTGCCCCCCGACTACAACCCGAACACCTACTTCGAGGGGCGGGTGCCGGGGCTCGGCGTCCTCCTCACCCTTGCGATTATCTACGTCATCGGGTTTATCAGCTCAAACTATCTCGGGAAAATCGTAGTAAAGATCTACGAGAGGCTTTTAAACCAGATACCGGGGGTGAGCTGGCTCTACGGGGTCTCCAAGCAGTTCATGGGGGCGATCTTCAAGCTGCTGGAGGAGCTGCAGGGCAAGGGGGCCGACAAGTTCAGGGGGGTGGCGCTCGTCGAATACCCGCGAAAGGGCATTTACACGCTGGCCTTCATAACGGGGGATTCGGTCGCGGAGATTCAGGAGGTCACCGGCAAGGAGGTGGTCAACATCTTCATACCGACCACCCCCAACCCCACTTCCGGCTTTTTCCTCATGGTCCCGAAGGAGGAGCTTGTCCTTCTGAAAATGACGGTGGAGCAGGCCTTCAGGCTGATCCTGAGCGCCGGGATGGTGGGCGCGGACGCCCCGAAAAAGCAAAAAGAAAGGCCCGCCACTTCGGGGCGGGCCGTTGAAAACGTACCGGTGTAA
- a CDS encoding NAD(P)H-hydrate dehydratase: MFPLLDAARMGRLDRYTIGEIGLPGAVLMETAGRAVAREAVTRFKAMPGDGHVSILCGGGNNGGDGFVAARGLSNRGYPVRVYLAGEKAKVKGDAALHMNAFLKSGGNVAEALSPPPDPFGGSSFIIDALLGTGVEGEVREETAGWIRRVNSSSLPVVSVDIPSGVSSDTGRVMGEAVKAALTVTFGYYKKGHFLGEGAALAGEVVLADIGIPPGSAARENPDLFLLAKSDFRGLFARTPSSHKGDYGHLLILAGSTGKMGAAALASLAALRSGAGLVTAAYPSGAAEEARFPMEAMTAPVGKGGEWSAGAVEGLIGLVGNSDAIVLGPGMGTGPGPADFLEKLFSLGNLPPCVIDADALNILASNPALWKKRPEEAVLTPHPGEAGRLLGLTTARIQEDRSGALLGLVEKFSSAVILKGASTLVGSPGEIPRIVSKGNPGMATAGSGDVLSGIAGAFLARGLGVLKAAEAGAFIHGSAGDAASGLWGVESLIASDITEALPQIFMELEKE; encoded by the coding sequence ATGTTTCCCCTTCTTGACGCAGCACGCATGGGGCGGCTCGACCGCTACACGATAGGGGAGATCGGCCTCCCCGGTGCGGTGCTGATGGAGACCGCCGGCCGCGCCGTCGCCAGAGAGGCGGTGACCCGCTTCAAGGCGATGCCCGGCGACGGGCACGTCTCCATACTCTGCGGCGGGGGGAACAACGGCGGAGACGGCTTTGTCGCCGCCAGAGGGCTTTCTAACCGGGGGTATCCGGTCCGGGTATACCTCGCCGGAGAAAAAGCGAAGGTGAAAGGCGACGCCGCGCTCCATATGAATGCTTTTTTAAAGTCCGGAGGCAACGTCGCCGAAGCCCTCTCGCCGCCGCCTGACCCCTTCGGAGGGTCATCCTTCATTATAGACGCCCTGCTTGGCACCGGAGTCGAGGGCGAGGTCAGGGAGGAGACCGCCGGGTGGATACGGCGCGTGAATTCTTCCTCTCTCCCGGTCGTCAGCGTCGACATCCCCTCGGGCGTCTCCTCCGACACCGGCAGGGTCATGGGCGAGGCGGTAAAGGCCGCCCTCACGGTCACTTTCGGTTATTACAAAAAAGGGCATTTTCTGGGAGAGGGCGCGGCTCTCGCGGGAGAGGTGGTTCTCGCCGACATAGGGATACCTCCCGGGTCGGCAGCCAGAGAAAACCCCGATCTTTTCCTGCTTGCTAAAAGCGATTTTCGCGGGCTGTTCGCAAGAACGCCTTCGAGCCACAAGGGAGACTACGGACACCTTCTCATTCTCGCGGGTTCCACGGGGAAGATGGGGGCGGCTGCGCTCGCTTCGCTGGCGGCCCTGCGGAGCGGCGCGGGACTTGTGACGGCTGCTTATCCCTCCGGGGCTGCCGAAGAAGCCCGTTTCCCGATGGAGGCGATGACCGCTCCCGTGGGAAAGGGCGGGGAATGGAGCGCCGGGGCCGTCGAAGGGCTGATCGGTCTTGTCGGGAATTCCGACGCCATCGTCCTGGGCCCCGGAATGGGGACCGGCCCCGGCCCGGCGGATTTTCTGGAAAAACTCTTTTCGCTTGGGAACCTTCCTCCCTGCGTGATAGACGCCGACGCGCTGAACATCCTCGCCTCGAACCCGGCGCTCTGGAAGAAAAGGCCGGAAGAGGCGGTGCTTACCCCCCACCCCGGCGAAGCGGGAAGGCTCCTCGGCCTTACCACCGCGCGGATTCAGGAGGACCGCTCCGGCGCGCTGCTGGGGCTGGTCGAAAAGTTCTCCTCGGCGGTAATCCTCAAGGGGGCCTCGACGCTGGTGGGCTCTCCCGGAGAAATTCCCAGGATCGTTTCAAAGGGCAATCCGGGGATGGCGACGGCGGGAAGCGGCGACGTACTTTCGGGAATCGCCGGGGCTTTCCTTGCGCGCGGCCTCGGTGTCCTCAAAGCCGCCGAAGCCGGGGCGTTCATTCACGGCTCCGCCGGGGACGCCGCCTCCGGCCTTTGGGGCGTGGAGTCCCTTATCGCCTCCGACATCACCGAGGCGCTGCCGCAAATTTTCATGGAACTTGAAAAGGAGTAA
- a CDS encoding pyridoxine 5'-phosphate synthase: MIRLGVNIDHVATLRQARMIDEPDPVWAVVLAELGGADQITIHLREDRRHIQDHDLERVLATAKVPVNLEMAVTEEMVGIAAEKRPFVVCMVPEKRREVTTEGGLDVVGNLKEVSGAAARMRDAGIKVSLFIDPDERQVEASAIAGADSVEFHTGSYAHAFGSEKAKAELARLENACRAANAAGLRVHAGHGLNLRNLAPVVRLPHVEELNIGHAIIGRAIFVGLRETVAEYKRLIEEVLKRG, from the coding sequence TTGATCCGGCTTGGAGTCAACATAGACCACGTAGCCACCCTGCGGCAGGCCCGCATGATAGACGAACCCGATCCGGTGTGGGCCGTCGTCCTCGCGGAACTGGGAGGCGCCGACCAGATAACCATCCACCTTCGGGAAGACCGCCGCCACATCCAGGACCACGATCTCGAAAGGGTGCTGGCCACGGCGAAGGTTCCGGTGAACCTCGAAATGGCGGTCACGGAGGAGATGGTCGGCATCGCGGCGGAAAAGCGCCCCTTCGTGGTCTGCATGGTCCCCGAGAAGAGGCGGGAGGTCACCACCGAGGGAGGGCTCGACGTGGTGGGGAATCTCAAGGAGGTGAGCGGGGCCGCCGCGAGGATGCGCGACGCCGGGATAAAGGTCAGCCTCTTTATCGACCCCGACGAAAGGCAGGTGGAGGCTTCGGCTATTGCCGGTGCGGACTCGGTCGAGTTCCATACCGGCTCCTACGCCCACGCCTTCGGCTCTGAAAAAGCCAAAGCCGAACTCGCGCGCCTCGAAAACGCCTGCCGCGCCGCAAATGCCGCGGGTCTCAGGGTCCACGCTGGCCACGGGCTCAATCTCAGGAATCTCGCGCCCGTCGTGCGGCTGCCCCACGTCGAGGAACTGAACATCGGCCACGCCATCATCGGCAGGGCCATTTTCGTCGGGCTGAGGGAGACTGTGGCGGAGTACAAACGGCTCATCGAAGAGGTCTTGAAAAGGGGATGA
- the folP gene encoding dihydropteroate synthase, producing MLDKARFLAIKVEGLKAPAANILKQEMLSVGGDASVARGVINCSAELSSSVIMGTRKQIKNLVKKLKAQPFGLKVLADELTELLRAEEGPFKIEWPGGTLDLSERVAVMGIINVTPDSFSDGNDNFRYEDALASALEMVGEGADILDIGGESTRPGAEAVPLEEELKRVLPLVEYLAPRVKVPISVDTYKAQVAGRAVEAGASIVNDVSGLRLDPEMASTVAKTGANVVVMHMRGVPRDMQSDTHYEDLTGEVYASLAGSVKLALEAGVAHGRIIVDPGIGFGKSVDGNLALLRRLPEFTSLGLPVLVGASRKSFIGKVLGIENPKERLEGSLSAASLSVLLGANIIRAHDVRETRRAVDLAWAVKNAGRG from the coding sequence ATGCTCGACAAGGCGCGCTTTCTGGCGATAAAGGTCGAGGGGCTGAAAGCCCCCGCCGCCAACATACTCAAGCAGGAGATGCTCTCCGTCGGCGGCGACGCCTCGGTAGCCCGGGGGGTGATCAACTGTTCCGCCGAGCTAAGTTCCTCCGTGATCATGGGAACCCGAAAGCAGATAAAAAACCTCGTTAAGAAGCTCAAGGCCCAGCCCTTCGGGCTAAAGGTTCTTGCCGACGAACTGACCGAACTTCTCAGGGCGGAGGAGGGTCCCTTTAAAATCGAGTGGCCCGGCGGAACCCTGGACCTCTCCGAGCGGGTGGCGGTCATGGGCATCATCAACGTCACGCCCGACTCCTTTTCGGACGGAAACGACAATTTCCGCTACGAAGACGCCCTCGCGAGCGCTCTTGAAATGGTCGGCGAGGGGGCTGACATCCTCGACATCGGCGGGGAGTCCACCCGCCCCGGAGCCGAGGCCGTCCCGCTCGAAGAAGAGCTGAAAAGAGTCCTTCCCCTCGTCGAGTATCTCGCGCCGAGGGTTAAAGTCCCCATCTCGGTAGATACCTACAAGGCCCAGGTGGCCGGAAGGGCCGTTGAAGCGGGTGCCTCCATCGTAAACGACGTAAGCGGCCTTCGCCTCGACCCGGAAATGGCCTCCACCGTGGCTAAAACCGGCGCGAACGTCGTTGTCATGCACATGAGGGGCGTCCCCCGCGACATGCAGTCCGACACCCACTATGAAGACCTGACCGGGGAGGTTTACGCGAGCCTTGCCGGCAGCGTAAAGCTCGCCCTTGAGGCGGGAGTCGCGCACGGGCGGATTATCGTCGATCCCGGCATAGGTTTCGGCAAATCGGTTGACGGCAATCTCGCTCTTCTCCGGCGGCTGCCCGAATTCACCTCCCTGGGGCTCCCTGTGCTGGTCGGGGCGAGCAGAAAGTCCTTCATCGGAAAGGTCCTGGGCATCGAAAACCCGAAGGAGCGGCTGGAGGGAAGCCTCTCGGCCGCCTCGCTTTCGGTCCTTCTGGGGGCCAACATCATCCGCGCCCACGATGTCAGGGAAACCCGCCGCGCCGTAGACCTGGCCTGGGCCGTGAAAAACGCGGGCCGGGGGTAA
- a CDS encoding ATP-dependent metallopeptidase FtsH/Yme1/Tma family protein, with product MKPVFKNLALWLLIAVILMLVYQFFGEIEGGPKNVPYSDFIESVEKGRVTEARLQGQEVSGKYTDKTAFRTILPPGDPDVVRIMREKGVAITVEPKEETSVFMMLLANWLPMIVLFAIFFIFMRQMQGGGKAMTFGKSRAKLLSQDETKVTFADVAGIDEAKEEVQEIVEFLKNPKRFTKLGGRIPKGVLLMGSPGTGKTLLAKAIAGEAGVPFFSISGSDFVEMFVGVGASRVRDLFIQGKKNAPCIIFIDEIDAVGRHRGAGLGGGHDEREQTLNQLLVEMDGFESNEGVILMAATNRPDVLDPALLRPGRFDRQVVVPQPDIKGRTGILRVHSKNVPMSRDVDLEIIARGTPGFSGADLENLVNEAALAAARADKEAVEMEDFEKAKDKVLMGSERRSMALSEEERKVTAYHEAGHAVCAIILPYADPVHKVSIIPRGRALGITLSLPTDDKYTYTKEYLYDRIAVAMGGRAAEEIFLGHISTGASNDIEKATELARRMVCKYGMSDKLGPISYGREEEQIFLGKELVSHKDFSEATAVSIDGEIRLIIETNLETARRVINENRENVEKLVSALLEKETLGAEEVESLIRGVSPAGPAAKGETNPPAGGETAEGEAKQEEFNF from the coding sequence ATGAAGCCCGTTTTCAAGAATCTAGCCCTCTGGCTGCTGATAGCCGTCATTCTGATGCTGGTTTACCAGTTTTTCGGAGAGATAGAGGGAGGCCCCAAAAACGTCCCCTATTCGGATTTCATAGAATCCGTCGAGAAGGGGCGCGTGACCGAAGCCCGCCTTCAAGGGCAGGAGGTCTCCGGCAAATACACCGACAAGACAGCTTTCCGCACCATCCTGCCGCCCGGAGACCCCGACGTGGTCAGAATAATGCGCGAAAAGGGGGTAGCCATCACCGTTGAGCCGAAGGAGGAGACCTCCGTCTTCATGATGCTCCTCGCCAACTGGCTACCGATGATCGTGCTCTTCGCCATCTTCTTCATCTTCATGAGGCAGATGCAGGGCGGCGGCAAGGCTATGACCTTCGGAAAGAGCAGGGCGAAGCTCCTCAGCCAGGACGAGACGAAGGTCACCTTCGCGGATGTCGCCGGCATAGACGAGGCCAAGGAAGAGGTTCAGGAGATCGTCGAGTTTCTGAAAAACCCGAAAAGGTTCACCAAGCTCGGCGGCAGGATACCCAAGGGGGTTCTCCTCATGGGCTCGCCGGGCACAGGCAAGACCCTGCTCGCGAAGGCGATAGCGGGGGAGGCTGGAGTTCCCTTCTTTTCAATCTCCGGCTCGGATTTCGTCGAGATGTTCGTCGGCGTCGGTGCTTCGCGCGTCAGGGACCTCTTCATACAGGGGAAAAAGAACGCGCCCTGCATCATCTTCATCGACGAGATCGACGCGGTAGGAAGACACCGCGGCGCGGGCCTCGGCGGCGGCCACGACGAACGCGAGCAGACCCTGAACCAGCTTCTGGTCGAGATGGACGGCTTTGAATCCAACGAGGGAGTTATACTGATGGCGGCGACCAACCGCCCCGATGTTCTCGACCCCGCCCTCCTTCGTCCCGGCAGGTTCGACAGGCAGGTGGTGGTGCCCCAGCCGGATATCAAGGGCAGGACGGGAATCCTTCGGGTCCATTCCAAGAACGTCCCGATGTCCAGGGACGTGGACCTCGAAATAATCGCCAGGGGGACGCCGGGTTTTTCCGGCGCGGACCTCGAAAACCTCGTCAACGAGGCGGCTCTCGCCGCCGCCCGCGCCGACAAGGAAGCGGTGGAGATGGAGGATTTCGAGAAGGCGAAGGACAAGGTGCTGATGGGCTCCGAGCGCCGCTCGATGGCGCTCTCCGAGGAGGAGAGAAAAGTCACCGCCTATCACGAGGCGGGCCACGCTGTCTGCGCGATAATCCTCCCCTACGCCGACCCGGTCCACAAGGTCTCGATTATACCCCGTGGCCGCGCCCTCGGCATCACCCTCTCGCTTCCCACGGACGACAAGTACACCTATACAAAGGAGTATCTCTACGACCGCATTGCCGTGGCGATGGGGGGACGCGCGGCGGAGGAGATATTCCTCGGCCACATCTCCACCGGAGCCTCCAACGACATCGAAAAGGCCACCGAACTCGCCCGCCGCATGGTCTGCAAGTACGGCATGAGCGACAAACTGGGGCCGATCTCCTACGGGCGCGAGGAGGAGCAGATATTCCTCGGCAAGGAACTGGTCAGCCACAAGGATTTCAGCGAAGCCACCGCGGTGTCCATAGACGGGGAAATAAGATTAATCATCGAAACGAACCTGGAGACCGCCCGCAGGGTTATCAACGAAAACCGCGAAAACGTCGAGAAACTCGTCAGCGCCCTCCTCGAAAAGGAGACTCTGGGCGCGGAGGAGGTCGAATCCCTGATAAGGGGCGTTTCGCCCGCCGGTCCGGCCGCCAAAGGCGAAACGAATCCTCCCGCCGGAGGCGAGACTGCCGAAGGAGAGGCGAAGCAGGAAGAGTTCAATTTCTAG
- a CDS encoding holo-ACP synthase, whose product MIAGLGLDIVKVSRIERLLEKHGERFLCRVYTGAERTELLKKNNSPDSLAARFAAKEAAMKALGSGWGDGVGWRDVEILSGVSGRPELTLHGGAARIASEKRVCRAHLSISHDGGMASAVVILEAN is encoded by the coding sequence ATGATAGCCGGTCTCGGTCTCGACATCGTCAAGGTATCCCGCATCGAGAGGCTCCTAGAAAAACACGGGGAGCGCTTTCTCTGCCGGGTTTACACCGGGGCCGAGAGGACGGAGCTTTTAAAAAAGAACAACTCGCCGGATTCCCTCGCTGCGAGATTCGCCGCCAAGGAAGCGGCGATGAAGGCCCTCGGGTCCGGGTGGGGAGACGGAGTGGGCTGGCGCGACGTAGAGATACTTTCCGGCGTGTCCGGCAGGCCGGAGCTGACTCTTCACGGCGGGGCCGCCCGCATCGCCTCGGAAAAGAGGGTATGCCGCGCGCACCTTTCAATCTCCCACGACGGCGGCATGGCCAGCGCAGTCGTAATCCTGGAAGCGAACTGA